The stretch of DNA AGATTGGCATGGGATGCAGCTTTAATAGAGTCTATAAGTTCGTCACTTGATTCATTCAGAAAATTTTTTAGACCTACTTTGGGTTTTGTAATTATTTCTACTGCCCCTCCAGAGAGTGCAAGCATTGTAGTTTCAGAATTTTCTTCTGTGAGAGTAGAGCAGATTACTACAGGAGTAGGTTTTTCTTGCATGATTTTTTTTAAAAAACTAATCCCATCCATTCGTGGCATTTCTATATCCAGTACGATTACGTCCGGCCAAGAGTTTTTCATTTTATCTAATGCAAAAATCGGATCTGGTGCGGTGAAAAGTAATTCTAATTCAGAGTCTGTACGAATAATTTCGCTTAGTACTTGACGTACTACCGCAGAGTCATCTATGATTGCCACTTTAATTTTTTTCATTGTTTATTCGTTTGTCTCTTGTCTTTTTAGCCATACGTTACCACTCCATAAATCAAAATGAAGTCTTCTGTGTCTTGTGCCACCAAGATTTTCACTCGTAACATTCAGTCTAAATGTTTCTACCAATTGTCTGGCTTTTTCTATATTCCTTGTTCCCATGTCTTGGAGACGAATAAAATCTGTATTTTCGGATTGTTTGTTTATTCTCAAATTCATATCAGAAAACATACTCGCACCTCCAAATAGTTTTACCTTGTACTCTTGAGGTTTTGTATTGGCTCTTTCTATCTCGATTAAAAACATCTCCATAGCTTCATCGGCATATCTCCCGTCAAGTCGATTTTCAAGATTTCGCCTAACGCCCCTACTTGGGAGCATATAGTGGCACATTCCACCAATCTTTAAGTAAGGATGCCACAAACAAAATGAAACACAAGACCCAAGCAGTGTCCTTATTCTGGTTTCAGAATCGCCCCAATAGAAATCACCCGGTTGCAAGAATACGTCAAGAATATTTTCTGGTAGATTCATTTCTTTTGATAGATGGTAGGTTTTATATTTTTCAGGCTGTCTGTGATTCCGAAAAGTGTTTCAGAATGTCCTATAAAAAGATAGCCCTTGTCTTCTATTGTAGGCAAGATATTTTCGATGATTTTTTTTCTTGTATCGTTATCGAAGTAGATCATCACATTTCTTAAAAATACTACGTTGAATTTTCCTATATCAGGGAGTGGCTCATTTAAATTGATTTGATAGAAATGAACTTTGGATTTGATTTCGTTGATTATTTTTAGGTGTCCTTCCTGTGCATTGACTCCTCTTAAGCAATATTTTTTTAAGTAGTTTTTTGGAATTCCGGTGGACTTTGATAATAAATAAATCCCTTTTTTTGCTTTCTCTAAAATCCGAATGCTTATATCAGAGCCTATAATTTCCCAGGGGGTGTGTCCCAATTTTTCGGAAAGAATCATGGCTATACTATAGGCTTCTTCACCCGATGAGGACGCAGCACTCCATACTCTGAAGTTTTTCAAAGAGTAGGGGTTTTGAAGTATTTCATTTTTTAAAAAATCGAAGTGGATTTGCTCTCTAAAAAAATAGGTTTCGTTTGTGGTGAGTAAATCGACTAAAATCTGGCTTTCTTCCGGGTAGGAATTGCTTTCAATTAATTTGTAATATTCTAAATACGTGTTAAGATCAAAATGTCGAATTCTTTTTGCAAGACGATTTGATATTAGAGCTTTCTTGGCTTCCGACATACTGATTCCTGCTTTTTCATAAATCAGTTTTTGGAATAGCTTGAATTCTCTATCAGTTAATTCCGGGAATTCCATTGAGTCGAGGATTCTTAAGCTTCTTGTCGAATTTCTTTTGTAAGATTTGTTTTTTCTTCTATAACCGCAAGCTCACTTGTAGATAAAACTTTGTTTACATTCAATAGAATAATAAACTTTCCGTCAATCTTCCCCATTCCGTAAATGAAATCTATTTGAATTTTTGTTCCAAAGGAAGGAGGAGGCTCTATTTCTGATGGAGTAATATCGATCACTTCGTTTACAGAGTCAACCAAAACACCTATATCTAATTTTTCGTTGGAAAATTTTGCTTCAATAATCACGATACAGGTTTTTTTTGTGATCGGGGTTTGTTCTTGACCAAATCTTACACTCATATCAATTACAGGGACTACATTTCCTCTGAGATTGATGACCCCCCTGATAAATGGGGGCATCATTGGGACAAAGGTCAGCCCACCGTATTCTATAATCTCTTTGATGTGCAGTATTCCTATTCCAAAAACTTCTCCGCCGAGCATGAAGGTGAGAAATTGGTTTTCGTCGTATTTTTTTTCTTCCATTTCTTTCACCTAAAATTTTTCAAAATCATCTTCGTTATCGTCTGTATGAGATGGATGTACTACTGGAGTTTTTTTAGCTACTGGTTGAGGCTTCTTTGTAGTTTCCGGGTGAGCAAAATTAGACACTTTTTTATAGACTTCCTTTTTCCCTTTGAATGTAGAATGTTCTGTCTCGTCTGAAATTTTGAAAAACTCCATACTTTGTTTTAGACTTTCTGCTTGACTGGACAATTCTTCTGCAGTGGAGGCAAGCTCTTCAGATGCAGACGCATTTTGTTGTGTAACTTGATCTATTTGCCCCATTGCCTTATTCAATTGACTTACGCCGGAAGACTGCTCTTCACTCGATGCTGCAATTTCTTGAACAAGGTCTGCAGTTTTGTTGATTGCGGGTACGATTTCCTGAATCAGGCTGCCTGCTTTTTCTGCGATTTGAACGCTTGAGCCTGCAAGTCCTGAAATCTCATTTGCTGCAATTTGACTTCTTTCTGCGAGTTTTCTAACTTCACTTGCAACTACAGCAAAACCTTTTCCGTGTTCACCGGCTCTTGCTGCTTCAATGGCTGCGTTTAGTGCGAGTAGGTTAGTTTGATAGGCAATGTCTTCTACTATTCCTATTTTTTCTGCGATAAGTCTCATTGCTTTTACTGTTTCTTGAACTGAATTTCCACCTTCTAAACCGTCTTTGGCTGCCTTAGTTGCAATGGAGTCGGTTTGTTTTGCGTTTGTGGCGTTTTGATTGATGGTAGCACCCATTTCTTCGAGAGAGGCACTCGTCTCTTCTACGCTTGCTGCTTGCTCTGATGTGGATTGGGATAGAGACTGAACGGTTGCGGAAACTTCCTCTGCCGCAGAAGATAGGGTTTCTGCATTTGCCCTCACTTCAGTAACAATCTTAGATAACTTCACTACCATGTTTCTCATAGCATATAGAACGCTTACAGAATCGTTCTTTTTTATCTGAACATCTATAGTCAAATCTCCGCCTGATACTTTATTTGCTATTTCGGCTACATACTCAGGCTCTCCACCGATTTGGGTGACTATATTTCTTGTTAAGAATAGAGCTGCGATAATTGCAAGAAAGACCGCAAGGATTGTCACACCGATTAAAATTTTTAGAGATAGCTGGAAGGTTTCCTGTGCTTCTCTTCCGCTAACATTTACAAGCTCTCCTTGAAAATCAGATAGGGCTTTTGCACTTTCTTGGTAGGCTCGTAAAACAGGGCGAAGGTCTGTTTGTAGATAGGTTCTTGCGTCTTCTGTTTTCCCTGACTCGACAAAAGCAATTATGGCATTTTGACCTTCAACGTATTTTACTCTGCTTTCTATAATTTTTTGGAGTAGCTCTTTGGCTTTTGGATTGGTGATAGTCTCTTTTAGTTTCTCAATGATTTCGCCTAATTTCCCTCTGACTTCTAAAACCCTTTCTTTTTGTTTTAATTGTTCTTCTTTAGTTTGAGCTAGTACCATGTTTCTGATACTGATTCCGATTTCTCCTGAGTAATTCGTTATATCCATGGCAAGTTGTGCCCTTGGCCATCTTTGCTTTGTAATTACGTCTATAATATCGTTTAATTCTCTTAACTTGGAAATTCCTAAATATGCATTGATAAGTAAAAGTACAATTACCACCAAAAACCCTAATGCAAGTTTGACCGCTAATTTCATTGTTTTTCTCCTATTTGTTGACCTTCTAAATCTTTTTGAAAATTTAATGATTCATTTTTTACTGCAATTTCAATTAGTACAGGAATATCTAAAATCATCGCAACCTCACCAGTCCCAAGAATTGTTGATCCACTGATTCCTTTTAGATTGCCGAATATTTTACCAAGTGGTTTGATCACCGTTTGGATTTCTCCAGATAGCTTATCTACCAATAGTCCTGCTTTTTTATCACCGTATTGAACTACTACAATATTGCCTTTCTTTTTTTCAGATTCCTTGTTTAGGAAAATTTCTGACATTCTTACAAACGGTAAAAGCTCTCCACGCAAATTGATATAATTTCTTTTTCTGTTTTCGTCTTCTGTAAATTCAAGGCATTCAACCACCATTTCGAGTGGTAGCACGTAGTGTCTTGAGTCCACTTCTACTGCAAATCCGTCTATGATAGCCAAAGTGAGTGGGAGACGAACTTTGAAAGTAGTGCCTTTTCCTTTTACGCTTTCTACCACGACAGACCCACGAAGTGAGTCAATATTCTTTTGAACTACATCGAGTCCTACACCTCTTCCGGAAATATCTGTGATTTTTTCTGCTGTAGAAAATCCGGGTAAAAATAAAAAGGAATAAATTTCTTTTTCTGAATAGTTTGAATCTTTTGCAACTCCGTTTGAGATTGCTTTTTGTAGAATTTTATCTGAGTCGAGACCTCTACCGTCGTCTATGACTTCTATCACTATTCCACCTGTATCGTGGTATGCGTTTAGTTTTAGAGTGCCTTTTTCTGGTTTACCGTTTCTGATTCTTTCTTCTACAGACTCTAAGCCGTGGTCTATTGCGTTACGAATTAAGTGTAGTAGTGGGTCACCTATTTTTTCGATTACAGTCTTGTCTAATTCTGTTTCTCCGCCTGTAGTCACAAAGTGAATATCTTTTCCTAGATTTTGACCTATATCTCTTACTACTCTTTGGAATCGACTGAATGTAGATCCGATTTGAACCATTCTGATTCTGAGTGCGTTATCTCTGATTTCACCGATGAGTCTGGAAATTATATATGAGGATTCTACCAGATCGGAGTCTTTATTTTTTGTTGCAATCTGGGTCATGTTAGCGCCTGCAATCACAAGCTCTCCAACTAGATTTATGAGTGAGTCTAATTTTTCCGAG from Leptospiraceae bacterium encodes:
- a CDS encoding chemotaxis protein CheD; this encodes MNLPENILDVFLQPGDFYWGDSETRIRTLLGSCVSFCLWHPYLKIGGMCHYMLPSRGVRRNLENRLDGRYADEAMEMFLIEIERANTKPQEYKVKLFGGASMFSDMNLRINKQSENTDFIRLQDMGTRNIEKARQLVETFRLNVTSENLGGTRHRRLHFDLWSGNVWLKRQETNE
- a CDS encoding protein-glutamate O-methyltransferase CheR; this encodes MEFPELTDREFKLFQKLIYEKAGISMSEAKKALISNRLAKRIRHFDLNTYLEYYKLIESNSYPEESQILVDLLTTNETYFFREQIHFDFLKNEILQNPYSLKNFRVWSAASSSGEEAYSIAMILSEKLGHTPWEIIGSDISIRILEKAKKGIYLLSKSTGIPKNYLKKYCLRGVNAQEGHLKIINEIKSKVHFYQINLNEPLPDIGKFNVVFLRNVMIYFDNDTRKKIIENILPTIEDKGYLFIGHSETLFGITDSLKNIKPTIYQKK
- a CDS encoding purine-binding chemotaxis protein CheW, giving the protein MEEKKYDENQFLTFMLGGEVFGIGILHIKEIIEYGGLTFVPMMPPFIRGVINLRGNVVPVIDMSVRFGQEQTPITKKTCIVIIEAKFSNEKLDIGVLVDSVNEVIDITPSEIEPPPSFGTKIQIDFIYGMGKIDGKFIILLNVNKVLSTSELAVIEEKTNLTKEIRQEA
- a CDS encoding MCP four helix bundle domain-containing protein; translated protein: MKLAVKLALGFLVVIVLLLINAYLGISKLRELNDIIDVITKQRWPRAQLAMDITNYSGEIGISIRNMVLAQTKEEQLKQKERVLEVRGKLGEIIEKLKETITNPKAKELLQKIIESRVKYVEGQNAIIAFVESGKTEDARTYLQTDLRPVLRAYQESAKALSDFQGELVNVSGREAQETFQLSLKILIGVTILAVFLAIIAALFLTRNIVTQIGGEPEYVAEIANKVSGGDLTIDVQIKKNDSVSVLYAMRNMVVKLSKIVTEVRANAETLSSAAEEVSATVQSLSQSTSEQAASVEETSASLEEMGATINQNATNAKQTDSIATKAAKDGLEGGNSVQETVKAMRLIAEKIGIVEDIAYQTNLLALNAAIEAARAGEHGKGFAVVASEVRKLAERSQIAANEISGLAGSSVQIAEKAGSLIQEIVPAINKTADLVQEIAASSEEQSSGVSQLNKAMGQIDQVTQQNASASEELASTAEELSSQAESLKQSMEFFKISDETEHSTFKGKKEVYKKVSNFAHPETTKKPQPVAKKTPVVHPSHTDDNEDDFEKF
- a CDS encoding chemotaxis protein CheA, producing MNLDEIKDTFIAESSELLQQMETILLDIESGEGDENSLNALFRAIHTIKGSAGIFGYKDVVDFTHVVENVLELVRSGKKNLKKESIGVLLECRDHISDLIEHASLNTEIAPDTIKLGKSLLRKLNQNFDLETQSNEKEPEVELQKSTTPIDNSKKTQGTNFHISIRFNPSILKNGLDPFSFINYLNEIGTIANLVTLTEDIPDRKNMDPENCYIGFEIQLQTDADKATIENVFEFLQGDSILHILKPGSTINEFSKFLSSLSEPKEKIHSYLTYIKALDETEWEEIQKVLSEKLSTSPTNIATELPTREIDTDVSLMVKTDEIHEEEIDLFTKKKDKDLHLSENKSIRIDSEKLDSLINLVGELVIAGANMTQIATKNKDSDLVESSYIISRLIGEIRDNALRIRMVQIGSTFSRFQRVVRDIGQNLGKDIHFVTTGGETELDKTVIEKIGDPLLHLIRNAIDHGLESVEERIRNGKPEKGTLKLNAYHDTGGIVIEVIDDGRGLDSDKILQKAISNGVAKDSNYSEKEIYSFLFLPGFSTAEKITDISGRGVGLDVVQKNIDSLRGSVVVESVKGKGTTFKVRLPLTLAIIDGFAVEVDSRHYVLPLEMVVECLEFTEDENRKRNYINLRGELLPFVRMSEIFLNKESEKKKGNIVVVQYGDKKAGLLVDKLSGEIQTVIKPLGKIFGNLKGISGSTILGTGEVAMILDIPVLIEIAVKNESLNFQKDLEGQQIGEKQ